GTTGGAAAAAAATCAAATGAACCAAAGAATTTATAACTGTTGATTGTATTGAAGATACCGTCTATGTGACTTGTGTAGGTCATGAGGAGCCCACATATAATCAACTGGACAAGGCTTACCAATTACCATTATCAAGCCTTACCCATGGCTTCCCTTTCCCACTCCAGTGTATCAAACTGACCAGACCAGGATGCAACTACTCACGACATTTATAGAGAAAGTAGCAGTCACCAAGTTTCAAGACTGCTTCATTTTTCAGTTGAAGAAAAACAAGCCTCTGCTTGACTTTTGGGATTCCCTTGCTTATTGTTTGTTGGGGTTGGTACAACACGATGCTCCTGCGAAGAAGCAGCTGGAGGTGTTCACTCTTATTCTCACTTGCGGTGTATAATTTTCCATGTTCCATAAGAGTTTTTCGTATGAGCAACTTTTTTATTTTTATTATGAGCAACTTAATTATATGAAGAAAGTTGCAAGTAGTATAGTATATAAACTCTTGTTCCACATTTCTTCAATGAAATATTATGAAAAAGGTTCTCATGATTTTGAAATATTTATAATAAATATATAAAAATTCATATATTTTAAAGTTGAGAAACTAGTTAAGAGCTCCCATTGGTTTTATCGACATTCCTCTTTTCTCTAGCTTCTCTCTAGCTTCTTCTGAAAGTTTCCTAAAGTGAAGTTGTTTTCCGGTGGCCGGTGGTCTTGTACCGCCGGTTACCAGTCTTTTTGTTTTTATTTTGTTGTAATATAGTTCCTTCGCTAGGCGATCTGATCTTCCGCTTTGTCGGATTAACTTCTTCGCAAGGCGAGTTTTTTGTTGTGCTTTTCAACTCAAATCAGAGCTTTGCTTCAAGTTTCTTCCCTTTATCTCTGTTATTGAGTTGATGTATAAAAGTTCTTACTTTGCTATCCACCTGATTTTCAATATCATCCCGTTTTGAATACTAGAGAAATACTTTTATTCACCGATTACTCTGAATTCTAAATAAGAGAATCAGTCTTCGTTATTTAATTTAGCCAGCTTTAGTGCTAAACGAAGCTTCTCTGGCGGTTAGAAGGATGAGTTTTGATGGAGAACATAAATCATATGTTTGAAGAGGATTCAGATAAGCTGGCGCTTTGTAGCGGTCCGGCAAAAATCTTTCTTCTACTTGATTTATCTTTCTTTGGGCTTAAATTTCGGTGAATCAAGGTTTATTTCCTCTAAGTGTTCGCGGCTTTAGGTGGAAAGGCTTACAAGTTTGGTATCGGAATTGAGATATTGCGACGGACGGCGGCAAAAAGATGGCCTAGAGAGACGATTTTTGGAGATAGCAGCGGCGGAAAGGATTCTCGGAGGTTGAACTCATCGCTTTACGTATGAACGACACGTATCACACAACATTGTTCTCGTGAAGCTTCTGTTTCGGCCGGGTGTTCAAGGGATAAGACAAATTGTCATTGGGCTTTCTTTTTGCTTTGTTTATATTGTTAAACATGACTGGGTCTCTTGACTGATACCATGTAAGCCCATTTGGGCAATATTAATGAAATCTTATTGTCGACAAAAAAAAAAAAAAAGTTAAGAGCTCCCATTGGAGTTACTCTTATGTTGTTATCATACAAGCCAAATTTAAACACATTTGTTTCAATGTTTGAATTTTTTTTCTACAGCTTTTTATCAACAAGAAGTTCTCTGGAGACTAACCAATGAGAAGTAAACACCTGTGGACCCTTTTGCCAGCAAGGATGAATGGGTCCCATGTTCCACGAGTTTCCCTTTCTCTAGAACAGCTATTGCGTCACAGTTGTGGATAGTACTCAACCTATGTGCAATAACAACGCTCGTCCTCCCAACCATCACGCGCTCGAGCGCGTCTTGTACAACACGCTCCGACTGGCTATCCAAAGCACTCGTGGCTTCATCAAGGAGCAACACTGACGGGTTCTTCAACATCGCTCTAGCAATCGCGATCCTCTGTTTCTGACCACCGGATAACTGTAATCCTCTGTTTCCACAGTATGTGTCGTAGCCGTCCGATAACGCTGTGATGAAATCGTGAGCGTTCGCTGCTCGTGCCGCCTCGATGATCTCTGCTTCGTCGATCTTATCCGACGCTCTTCCGTATATAATGTTCTCTCTTATCGTTCCCGCGAACAACGTTGGCTCTTGGCTAACCAAAGCTATGTGCTGACGTAGCGATCTCAGATTGTACGTTCTTAAATCTCGGCCGTCGATTCTCACAACCCCGTTAACCGGGTCGTAAAACCGTTCGATCAACCCGATTACCGTGGACTTACCCGATCCGCTTGGACCAACTATCGCAGTCGACTTTGCTGCGTCGATATTAATAGAGAAGTCGCTGAATATCGTTACATCCCGTCTAGTTGGATAAGAGAAGCCCACGTTGAGAAACTCGACCCGACCTGTTATTCTTTCCGGTTCATATCCATCTGGATCTTCTGGATCAATGGATGTGTACCGGTCCAACACAGCGAAAACCGACCCGACCGCGTCCGAACCTTTTGCTAGATCAGTTGTCATGCTTCCAGCATCGGCAATAACCCGCCCGGTACTAACCAAGATCATAAACGTTTCGAACAAAGCTTTAGCCGTGATGTACCCACCTTCTATCAATCTACCACCGTACCAAAAGTCCAGAGCCCACATGCATGACGTGAGGCTTTGCGACATGGCTAGCCCAATCCCCGCGAACCACGACTGACGTATGCTTTCTCGCCGCGGGTTTTGTTGGGCCTTTTCTAACATTTTCATGATACGTTCTTGTGATGAAAAGGCTGTGATGGTTCGGACGTTTGAAACAGCCTCCGCAGCTAGTTTACTACTCTCGTCCTGAGCCTTGATTGCTTTTTTCGACATGTTCTTGAGTAGAACAAGTCGAGTGTAGAAGCAAACAATAATCACCGGTTGCACCGCGATCATCACTAGGGCTAACCTCCAAGCAATGACCAAACCCATCGTGCATGCAATGGTTACAGCTGATATTGTTTGTATTAATAACGCCATACGATCACCTACCAACGATCTCACCTATTATAACAAAAAAAGTTATTAGAAAAATATCAAGAAACGTTATGACATTGTTCGTTACTGATCTTGAAATTAGTGTACTTACCACATTAGCATCTTTTACGAGCCTAGTGCAAATGGCACCGCTTGAGTTCTCATCACGATCGAACCAACCGATTTCAAAGGTTAACACCTTAGAGAGCATACGTTCTCGGATACGCTTAGTCAAATATTCGCCCATGCATGCAAAATTGTAATGTTGGCTGATATTGATCAGTAAAGAAAGCACGGCTAAGCCCACAAAAGATAATGCATAGAGCATCGTTTTCTCCTTGATCTCGTCGTGGCTCTTCAAGAAATAAACTGATACCATTGACCCCAAAGAATATGCGTACGCCGGCTGTATGGCACCAAACAAGGTTGCACTTATGCAACCATATAACGCCTGTTTCCATTCCGGTAAATTCATAGCAAAGAGTCTCTTAAACGATGGTAAAGGCGGCTTATCATCTTCAGACAGATTCTTCACAATACTTGAACCTGTAATGGAGTTAGCAGAGCTTGACCGGCTAAGAGTCGAGACTCTTGATCTACTTCTCAAATCTTTGCTAGGATCCGAGACTGTACCCATAATTAGCACATTGACACTCATGTTGACATCTGAGTCATTTTTTTCAATCTGTTGTAAACGGACTAGTGAAGCATATTGACCATCTAAGTTCTCCATTAGCTCATCGTGCGATCCAGTCTCAACACCATGGCCGTTTTGGATCACAGAGATAATGTCAGCATTACGAATGGTGGAGAGACGGTGGGCAATAAGGATAGTTGTACGACCAATTGATGCATTCTCTAAGGCATCTTGGACTACTCTTTCGGATTCAGAGTCCAATGCGCTTGTTGCCTCATCTAGAAGGAGAATTGTTGGTGATTTGATTATTGCACGTGCAATTGCAATCCTCTGCTTTTGTCCTCCTGACATTTGCACTCCTCTCTCCCCAACCTATTTGTTTACACAAAAACAATATCAACCACCCGATAACCAGGACCGGTCCTAGCCTGGATATAACCAAATAAAACAGTAACCTACAGTCTCTGAAATTTATAAGTTATTATACATAACATATGACTTCCAAATTATTAAAAACAATACTTTATTAAAATTTATACTAAATTATTAATAGTACTCATAATCTGAAGACCTGCCATGCCTATAAAACTACAAAAGTATGCAATAAAGTATATAAAATAAGAATCAAACCTGAGTTTCATAGCCATTAGGTAACTCAGAAATGAAATTATGAGCATTAGAGGCCTTAGCAGCTTCCACAACATCATCAAGGGATGCATCTTCCTTACCAAACAATATGTTCTCCTTTATGGACGTGGCAAAAAGTGCAGGCTCTTGGCTAACTAAACCCATTTGCGACCTTAACCACTTCACTTGCAACTTATCAATGGATACACCATCTATAAGAATCTCTCCGGCCACCGGGTTATAAAACCTCTGCAAAAGAGATATCACAGTTGATTTTCCCGACCCGCTTCCTCCAACCAAAGCCACAGTTTTCCCAGACGGAACTCTTAGACAAAAATCGTCAAAGATTGATGTTTCAGGTCTCGATGGATACACAAACTTTACATGCTTAAACTCAACTTCTCCTTTAATGTTCTCCAGCTTTTGCCCTTCCGAATTTTCTGAATCAATCTTGGGAACTTTGTTTATCACTTCTATGATTCGCTCCCCAACTGAAGCCGCTTCAAAGAAGTACTTTAGATTAGACAAACCACCACCAAGTGATCTGAAATATCAACAAAGATACCAAAGATCAACAACATGATACAGTTTCACAAAGACCAACAAATATTTTCTTTTAATGTTTTGTAAGATCAATATCATTATACTTTGCAACTATAATTTTTACCATGAATAGTTGAAAATATAGATTAAAATAATTTATAAATACACATTAAAACTATTAGAACATCTAAGTGATTAGTAATTGGCTAATTCAACGAACTATAAAAAAACTAACAAAAGTTAAATGGTTACTGAAAACAATTAATATTTAAACAAATAGTTCAAAACATTTTAAGATACGTAATAAAGCTAAAATATAGATACAAATAATTTTATAATACTGTATAGGTGTATGATTCTTATAGTGTAACTGCTAAAATCGTTTTGCATATCTCATTGTTTCATGCACAACCCACGTGTGTCACTTTCTAGTTATATATATATACTTACACGCCACCGATGGCAACAGCGGCGGCAACTGCAAACACCGTACCACCTTGAGCACCATGGTACATGACCATCCGGCTTCCATACCAAGACATAAACCCCCACATTGCGAAAGTGATTCCATTGCTTCCAATGGTGATTCCTTTAGCAAGCCCTTGTCTAATCCCTAGCTTCACCGAGCCTTGAAGTGCAGTTGAAAACTTTGATATCGTCTTCCTCTCCCCTGAAAACGCATAGACAGTTCGCACAGAAGAGATGGCCTGCTCAGCTACAAAGCCAGCTTCATTGTACTCTTCACGTATCTTCGTTGAAATACTTATGAGGGCTTGGCCGTACATAAGTCCCGGGATCACTAATAGGACAACGAATGGTAAGCCAACTAAGGCGAGTTTCCATAACAAAATAAAGCCGACTATGTAGCTTCCCATGAACGTTGATGCGCTCACCAAAAAATTCGGTAACTGCACCAAACCGAAATCATAAGAGCATAAAATTGGTGGGAGATTCACAGAGATTCTAACAATTATAACAGTAAAAAAATATTAGCTACTAAAATACTGACAAGTGTTTAGAAAAATTCTCACAAAAATGCTAAAGAGTCTTTCATAGGCTTTCTTTCTTTCTTTTTACTCTTTTTTTTAGTAATAAACTCATTGAGAAACTTAACAATATTGATGTTCTAAAAAATCGGTTTATAAAATAGAAAATGATTAAAATGAAAGATAGAAAAGTGAGACCTTTTCACTAAGCACGTCTTGGATGAGGAAGCTGTCACTAGAGACACTTGTGATAACATCAGAAGTGCTTGTGGCATGAAGATCAAAGTACCCCACATCCTGTCTTAA
This genomic interval from Brassica oleracea var. oleracea cultivar TO1000 chromosome C2, BOL, whole genome shotgun sequence contains the following:
- the LOC106322837 gene encoding ABC transporter B family member 15-like, with product MGQAEEKETGKKTVKSLRSVRSIFMHADCVDWLLMGLGFIGAVGDGFTTPLVLLITSKLMNNLGGSYLNTETFMQNISKNSVVLLYVACGSWVVCFLEGYCWTRTGERQTARLREKYLRAVLRQDVGYFDLHATSTSDVITSVSSDSFLIQDVLSEKLPNFLVSASTFMGSYIVGFILLWKLALVGLPFVVLLVIPGLMYGQALISISTKIREEYNEAGFVAEQAISSVRTVYAFSGERKTISKFSTALQGSVKLGIRQGLAKGITIGSNGITFAMWGFMSWYGSRMVMYHGAQGGTVFAVAAAVAIGGVSLGGGLSNLKYFFEAASVGERIIEVINKVPKIDSENSEGQKLENIKGEVEFKHVKFVYPSRPETSIFDDFCLRVPSGKTVALVGGSGSGKSTVISLLQRFYNPVAGEILIDGVSIDKLQVKWLRSQMGLVSQEPALFATSIKENILFGKEDASLDDVVEAAKASNAHNFISELPNGYETQVGERGVQMSGGQKQRIAIARAIIKSPTILLLDEATSALDSESERVVQDALENASIGRTTILIAHRLSTIRNADIISVIQNGHGVETGSHDELMENLDGQYASLVRLQQIEKNDSDVNMSVNVLIMGTVSDPSKDLRSRSRVSTLSRSSSANSITGSSIVKNLSEDDKPPLPSFKRLFAMNLPEWKQALYGCISATLFGAIQPAYAYSLGSMVSVYFLKSHDEIKEKTMLYALSFVGLAVLSLLINISQHYNFACMGEYLTKRIRERMLSKVLTFEIGWFDRDENSSGAICTRLVKDANVVRSLVGDRMALLIQTISAVTIACTMGLVIAWRLALVMIAVQPVIIVCFYTRLVLLKNMSKKAIKAQDESSKLAAEAVSNVRTITAFSSQERIMKMLEKAQQNPRRESIRQSWFAGIGLAMSQSLTSCMWALDFWYGGRLIEGGYITAKALFETFMILVSTGRVIADAGSMTTDLAKGSDAVGSVFAVLDRYTSIDPEDPDGYEPERITGRVEFLNVGFSYPTRRDVTIFSDFSINIDAAKSTAIVGPSGSGKSTVIGLIERFYDPVNGVVRIDGRDLRTYNLRSLRQHIALVSQEPTLFAGTIRENIIYGRASDKIDEAEIIEAARAANAHDFITALSDGYDTYCGNRGLQLSGGQKQRIAIARAMLKNPSVLLLDEATSALDSQSERVVQDALERVMVGRTSVVIAHRLSTIHNCDAIAVLEKGKLVEHGTHSSLLAKGSTGVYFSLVSLQRTSC